The DNA sequence CACGATCATCGTCGATCCGGACCCCGAACGCGTCAGGGAGAATCCACGCGAGTACGTCAACTACCCGGGCCCGATTACCGATGACTTCCGAGAGCAGCTCGTCGAAGAGGCGAAGAGCCGGAATCACGAGTACGCTGAAAACGACGCCGTCAACGAGATGGTGATGGTGATGAACTCGTTCGACACCAACTTCGACGGCGGTAACGAGGTCTACGCGGCGAACACACGAGCGTTCGGCTACGGAGTCGGTGACACCGACGGCGAGGGCAACTGGACGGCGGGCGAGACGAAACGCCCCATCCAGATCGACAAGAACCAACGCCAGCGCGTGTACCTCTCCAATGCAACGGAGTTCGACCTCATCAACTCGTTCCACACGCATTCGCAGTTCTTCGACTACTACGACCACGGGACGACGCTGACGCCGACGAATAAGACCGTGGACACGATCATGCAATGCCAGGCGCAGCGCGGCATCATCGAGATTGACTACTCCGATCATGAGCCGGGCCTGTACATGTTCCACGCCCACCAGTCTGAGTTCGCCGAACTCGGCTGGATGAGCTTCTTCGAGGTGGTCTAACATGGCGGATAAGACACGAGACACGACGACGGACGGTGGTGTACCAGCTGAGAACGAGATAACACAACCGCTCGGCCTTCCAAAATGGGTCAGTGCGTTACTCCCGATCGTGTTGCTCGTACTCGTCTTAGGCGTGTTTGCGTTCACGTCACCGCTCGCCGGGGTTCAGAGCGGCGAACCACTTCCCGACGTAACGGTCACGCACACGACGCTTCCGAGCGACGAAACGGTCGTCCTGCACGTGACGAATAACGGCCCCGAATCCGTGACGATATCACAGGTCCTCGTCGACGAGGCGTACTGGGATTTCCGGGTCGAAGGAGCCGGTGGTGACCAAACGCTGGCCCCGATGGAAAGTGCGGAGATCGTGATTCCGTATCACTGGAATCCGGGGTGGGACCTCGAGGTCGCGCTCGTGCTCTCTGACGGAGCGACGTTCCACAACACGATCGTCGCGCCGAGTCAGTCGCCCGGGTTTAGCCTCAGTCTGCTCGGGACGCTCGCAGTCATCGGACTGTTCGTCGGCGTCATCCCAGTCGCATTAGGGATGCTCTGGTTCCCCTACATCAAGACGATGAGTGATCGGTGGCTGCACGCCGTGCTCTTGTTCGCGGCCGGCGTACTGGGCTTCTTGGCATTTGACGCCGGGTTCGAAGCGTTCGAACTCGCCGAACGAGTTCCGGGCGCGTACGAGGGCAACCTCTTGGTCGTCTTCGGGATCTTCGGCGCACTCCTGCTCGTCCAGGCGATCAGTGCGTGGCGTGAGGGCCGTGTCGCTGCTGGTGACAGTCGGGCGAGTAGCGGTCTCTGGATCGCCTATCTGGTCGCGATAGGGATCGGCCTGCACAACCTTGCGGAAGGACTTGCTATCGGGAGTTCGTTCGCACTCGGGCGCGTGTCACTCGGCGCATTCCTCGTGATCGGGTTCATGCTCCACAACGTGACGGAAGGTCCGGCTGTCGTCGCGCCGGTCGCCCGCGGGGAACGCCCTTCGCTCAAGCACTTCGCCGCACTCGGGGTGATCGCCGGCGCACCCGTCATCCTCGGGGGCTGGATCGGTAGTCTTGCATACTCGCCGACGATCGGGGCCTTCTTCCTCGCGATCGGGGTTGGCGCAATCCTGCAGGTCGACTGGGAGATCGCGCGAATGGTTCGCGATGCCGGCGGTCGCGTGGCGAGCGCGACGAACCTGCTCGCGTTCCTGCTCGGACTCGGCGTCATGTACGTGACCGATCTCTTCGTTGTCCTCTAATAGGAAAACACTCGTTTCCGTTACAATGGTCTCGAAGTTCTACAACCGACGATCGATATTGCGGCTCAGCACCGCGACCCTAGCGACTCTCAGCACCGCCGGGTGTCTAGGTGGACAGTCATCATCGGCCCAGACTGTCACGATGCCCGGTGATCTCAAATTTGAGCCGAAGACCGCGACGATCGAACCTGGTGAGACGGTTACATGGACGAACGAGAGTGACATCGATCACACGGTCACAGCCTATGAAGACGAGATTCCAGACGACGCCGCGTACTTCGCAAGTGGTGGCTTCGAGTCAGAGCGTGTTGCGAGGAATCGGGTCACCGAGGGACTCATCGCTCCGGGCGAGAACTACGAGCACACGTTCGATCAACCTGGAACGTACGGGTACTTTTGTATCCCACACGAGAGTTCTGGGATGGTCGGGACAGTTCGAGTAAAGTAATCGAACAATCAAGTTCTCGTTCCGACGAAACACATCCGCAAACTCGTCACGAGCCCTCCGCCAGTAGGTTATCGACGAGGCGGGTGAACCGGTCGATCATCCGATCGGGCAGCGAGGGTGTAATCTCTTCGAGGAGACGAGCGGTCTCAGTCGGCTCGGCTGCGACCAGCGTCACGTGATTATTGGCATCTCGGTGTTTCTCGATGAGATTTTGCTCCGTCAAATGATTCAAGTGCCACTCGAGAGTCCCCCGAGCAATCCCGAGAGACTCTGTGACAGCGTCCGGTCTGGATGGCCCCTGTTCGAGAACGCAGAATAAAATGTCGCGTGCTGTTTCCCGGCGAATGACAGCGATTGCTCCCCGCTCCCACGCATCATATTCAGGTGTGTAATAGTGGGTCCGGCCATAGAGAGGTAATTCGATTACTCTCTCTTGATTCTGGAGTTCCCTGAGATGGTACTGTACCTGTCCTGGTGCGAGGTCTAGTCTCCGCGTGAGTGCGTTGAAGTGTTCTCCAGGGTGGGTGGCAATACACTCGTGAATCCGGTCACGTTGGTGTGTCATGTATCCAAATTGGTCTCGTTCGAAATAGTTCGAGAGTGATAGACCGCAGCAATGACGAGCGCGACAAGAATGACATCAAGTCCGTGTTCGAGAAGGTGATGCTCGGCTTGTGAAAACAGGCCGACGATGGTGATCCCCGCAATTGCAGAGCGTCCAAAGAGGGCAGCTAGCGCAGCGACGACTAACAGATATGGACGGGATTGGCGCTGAACGAACGCGCCGATCGCAAGTCCCAGAAGCACCGCTGTACCAGCAGCTGCGATGGTGATCACCGCGAGCAACGGAAGGGACCACGGATCGATGAACCCACTATGAAGTGGGACAAATCCCGCCATCTGGGTTAAATTTGAAACGCAGTTACCTGAGAGCGTCGATTCAAATCACCCCGGATGTTAGAATTGTAGAGAGTGGTTGGTGGTTCTAAACCCCTTTAGAGGCAGCAGTCTCTATGTAGGAACCACGATTGACTCACCTTTTTGTCTTTCACAATCAGGACGTACGCATATGTCCGCATCCTCAGATCGCGCGCTACTGACGACAGTCGTCGCGGATGTCACGCTGATTCTCGGGTATGCGATCAGTGCGGTTCACCCTGACCGTCGAGTGTGGCCCATCGGCGACAGCTCCTGGCGGTGGTGGTTCAATTGGTCAGCGCTCTCCGTCGTGTTCGCTGGGTTTCCCGTGCTGGTCGCGCTTGATCGGGATTCATTCATTTTCACCAAACGCTGGAGCAAACTCGCAGGTAGCGGTATCGCCGCACTCGGGATGGGATTTGCCCTTTCCGCCCTCTTCGAACTCGGGTGGATGGAAAGCAGTGGAAGAGAAGGGGAGCTTCGGACGGACGGTATCTACCAGTACACGCGCAACCCACAGAGCGTGGGATTCATTACGTTCATCGTCGGCGCGATCATCGCAGTGAACTCCAGGAAACTGGCTGTACACGGCGTCTTGACCATCCTTGTGTACGCACTGTTCCCGTTTGCCGAAGAACCGTGGCTGCGAGAGCAGTATGGCCAGGAATACGATGAATACCGCAAGCGGACCCCCCGATTTATCGGGTGGAACTTGGTGAAGAAGCTCTTCACCAGATAGTCCGATACCGGCCTTGAGGGGGAGATTCAAGAACTCTACCAGAACCGCTTTTCCGTTGACTTCCTAACTGCCGGGTAATGAGTGATGAGAGAGGTATCCCTCGTCGAGAATTCCTCAAGTCGGCCATCGCTATCGGAGGAGCAGCGGCATTTAGTGCCTGCCTAGGCCGTGAAGAGGTCGATGTCCCGACGGGCCCGGACGATCTCTCGTCGTATCCACAACGTCAACACGCTTGGAATGAGGTCCTCCCACGGGACGACCATGGGAACGTCATCGCTCCGAGCCATCGTGTGCTCCTCTATTTGAATTACCGACGAGACGGGCAACCGAACGAAGACGACCGCGACCAAGTTGAAACAGCTCTCCGGGGTATCGAACACGCCTACGAGCGAAGCGGGGACGGGTTATTGCTCACGGTGAGTTATTCTCCGGCATACTTTGACCGATTCGACGACTCGCTTCCCGACGACGTTGACCTCCCCGATCCGGAAGCACTTGCTCCGTTCGAGGAACCCGAGTTCGATACGCCCGATGCGGTCGTCCATCTCGCAAGTAACACGGCACAGGTGGTGCTCGGTGCCGAAGAAGCCCTCAAAGGGAACAAATCGACCCTCAACGGTGTCGATCAGCCCGACGCTGCACTGACCGATGTCTTCTCACTCGCCGACCGGCGAACTGGATTTATCGGGGATGGACTCCCGGCGGAGAATGCAGACGATGCGGAGGGTGTTCCGGCCGACAAAGTCCCGGAGGACGCACCCCTGTTTATGGGATTCAAGTCCGGCTTCAAAAAGAACCAGGCCAGTGAAGAACGTGTGACGATCCAGTCGGGGCCGTTCGCCGGTGGCACGACTCAGCATATCTCCAAGCTCCGACTGAACCTCAACCAGTGGTACAACCAGGACGACCGCTGGCAGCGTGAGGCGAAGATGTTCTGTCCGTACCACGCCGAGAACGACGTAGTCGAGGGCACTGGAGACAACCTCGGAACCAGCAGCAAAATCGACGACTGTCAGCCAACGGATGAGACGGCCCGCGAGATGGGCGTCATCGGTCACTCCCAGAAATCTGCCCGCGCTCGCGACGATGATGACTCGCCGCTCATTCTTCGACGTGACTTCGATTCTACCGACGATGGAGCCGCCAGCCTCCACTTCCTTGCGCTCCAGCGACGGATCACCGATTTCGTCGATACGAGAGAAGCGATGAATGGCACTGACGTCACCGAGCAGTCGGCCGTCGGTCAGCGGAATAACAACGGCATCCTACAGTACATTCGTACGGAGCGTCGCGGTAATTTCCTCGTCCCGTCGCGGTCGTTGCGCGCGCTGCCACCTGCCCAGCCGACTGGGGACGCACAGGAGGTGACGCATGAATCGTCGTGACGTGCTCCGAGTGGCCGGGAGCGGTTCACTCGTAGGGCTCGCGGGGTGTGCCGGCCTGTTCGAGACGCAATCGGCACAAGCACCACCGCTTCCCGAGAACCGGCCGGACGCAGTCTACTATCCGACCCACTACGAGGGCATGAAAATGCCTGGAATGAAGGAACAGGGCGGGTACAGGTGTGCGCTCACGTATTCGTATGCGCACCGGTTCTGGCTGATGAAGCCGAATGGGATCACGAAGGTCGAGATTCAATCCGAGGATTCGATCCACCTGATGCCGGTCGTGTGGGAGACACATACGGGGATCATCCCACCCGATATCAATCCGCAGCTCACGATTACACAGAGCGGGGATTCGATTGATCAGTTCGCACCGTGGCCGATGCTCTCCCAGCCGATGGGGTTTCACTTCGGCGATAACGCACAGCTCAAGGGCGACGGTACGTACACTGTCGAGGTGAGTATCGGCGGGCCGTCGACGCGACGGACGGGGTCGCTGGCCGAGAATCAGGGGAACGCCTCGTTCACGTTCGAGTTCGAATTCAGCGAATCGACGCTCAACGAAATCTCGTATACGGACATCCCCGACGACAGAGAAGGCACGAAGGGTGCTGTCGACCTGATGGACATGGAGATGTTACCGAGTTCGCAAGTGCCGACACCGGACGCGCTCCCTGGGGACGTTCGTGGCTCGGGGACGAGTGGGGACGCGAAGTTCGTGGTTACGATCCTCGAAGACGCGTCGCGTTTCGGTGGGGACGAGAATCAGAGGTATCTCGCTGTTTCCCCGCGCACACCCTACAATCGAACGATGCTGCCGATGATGTCGCTATCGGGGACACTGCACCGTGACGGTACGTCAGTGTTCGACGGAATTCTACAGGCGACTATCGATCCAGAGCTCCGCTATCACTACGGAGCGACGGTCGCGGATGTACGGACGGGAGATGAGCTGACGATTACAGTCGATTCGCCCCCACAAACGGCTCGCCATGAAGGATACGAGACAGCCTTCGTTGATATGCCAGATGTGCAGGTGACGTTGTAGTTCCAAAGGTGTCTTTAGAATTCCAACCGAAGCCAAACCTATGGAAGAGAAGCACCTTCTACTGGGGGCGTTACTTGGCGTTGTCTCACTCCTGGTACTCACTGGATTCGTCGTTCGCTTGGCGTAGACAGTCACAGAATGGCCGAGGCTGACAGTTACAGAAACCCCCGGTTGACGACAGCGAGGTCGACTCAATGAATCTACCAAACATACCATCTCAGAGGAGAATATGAATCGGAGAACGTTTCTCAAACAGGGGACTGCTCTCTCGGGTGGCCTAGTGCTGTCTGGTTGCCTGGGGCGGCTCGGATTCGAGACGCAGTCTGCATGGCGTGATCCTCCGCTCGTGGAGGATCGACCTGACGCCGTCTACTATCCTGCCATCATCGAAGGAATGGGAATGTACGGAACGACGACGGCCGGCGATCTCGGATTTGCGCTGATGCATTCCTTCCCGCACCGTTTCTGGAACCTCACTGGCTCACGAAAGACGAAAGTCGTCGTTCAGTCGGATGATTCGGTGCATCTGATGGCGAGTGTCTGGGACACCGAGACGGAGACGATCCTCCCGGTCGACGTCTCTGTCGAAATCAGTAACAGCGACGGTCGAGTGTCCTCAACCAACCTCTGGCCGATGATCTCGCCGAATATGGGGTTCCACTACGGCGACAATATCGCTCTCCCGGGGGAAGGACAGTACGATGTGACGCTCCAGGTCGGCCCCTTGCAGACAGCTCGTACGAATCCATTCCACGGGCGATTTACAGAGGGACAGTCTGCCACGATGCAGTTCACGTTCGATACGGATGAGACGTACAATTTGGAGATTCGCCGGTTAGGCGACAAAGCAGGCACCCGTGGGACAGTCGATCTAATGGACATGGAAATGGTCCCTGAACCGGTCGTACCGACAAAATCCGACCTTCCTGGTCGACTTCTCCATGAAGGGCAATCCGGTGATGCGACGATAGTCGTTGCTCTCGTTGACGGTGACCATCGGTTTAGCGATAGTGACGGTCCCTTCCTGATCGTCTCTCCTCGAACACCTTACAATCGCGTGATGCTCCCGAGGATGGCTCTTTCAGCAACACTCAACCGAGGAGGAGACACAATCACACAAGGGACACTCCAAGCGTCTCTCGATCCCGACCTCGGGAGTTTCTATGGGATGGGTCTTGATGAACTCAAGACGGGCGATACGGTCAGAATCACCGTAGAGACACCACCTCAACTGGCGCGGCACGATGGCTACGAAACCGCGTTCCTCGATATGGAGCCGATTGAGTTCACTGTCGAGTGATCCCTTTCTGGTCAAGCTCTGACCATAGTGTGCGACCAGTGGTCCCCTCGAAACCACCAGAATCAGGGTAGATAAGGGGGCGTCGCTCCGGGAAGTGAGAGAATCCAGAGGCTAATGACGGTGTAACCGATCATCACAATAATGAACGGGTACTGGCTCCGGATCGCGACGAGACGACTCGAGAAGAGTTCGTAGGCGGTCGCGTGCGCTGCCCAGATAGCGAGGAGATGCCCGACGAGCACGTAGGCGATACTCAAGCCCTCGAACCATCCAGGTGGAGATAATGTCAGGGGATTCGCTGGGGGCGACAGTGGGGAGACAATCGCCATCCCTAGGGCTGGACTGAGGGATACGGCCAGTCCGGTGTAGTGAGCGAGGTGATATCCCGCTGCGATGGCCAATAGCGAGGGTGCAAACCGAAAGGCGATGCGTTTTGCTGTAATGTATGTCCCAGTCCGTCGCCGAGAGAGTACACCAGCATACCAATACGCGGCGAAGAAAACGACGTAGCCACTGACGAAAAGGAGTGTGTAGATGAGAATCGCACGAATCTGTACGGCTCCCACTCCAATATTAGAGAGGCTGGCGAGTGCCTCGATAGTTGCTGCGCCCGTCTGCGTCGTGATGAAGCCGCTGTACGTGAGCTCCCAGATTAGCGCAATGACGAACGCGACATCGGAGGTGTCCGTGATTAAGTCTGAATCAGTCAGGTCGCTACCGGGCAGTTTTACGGTGAGCTTCCCATCCCGCCGTTTTACAGGAGCGACAGCCCCGAAGAATCGGAACAGGACGGATAACGGATCTGCGTTCCCGAACCATGCGTTGGGACCGACGAGTACAGCGCCTGCAATTGTGACGACACTGTAGCCGAGGATCACAATCGAAAGAGTTGACGGGATCGTGCTGACAGGGAAAACCACCTCAATCCACACGAGAAGTAATAGGCCACCAACAGCTGGCCATCGGGCTAATTCTTCTGGATACGTCCGGTATCCAGTTGGGAGTAGCGAGACGATTCCTCGCCAGGGGTTCAGCACTGGCCAGAGATTGCCTCCGAGATACGTGAGCATCGGCAAGCCTGCACGAACGACGACGAACGTGACGAGGATGGTGAAGCTCGCTGTCGGGAGTTGTGGGCCCGTCACTCCGAGGTAGACTGCCAGTCCGAGGACGACGATCCCGAGTCCACGTCCGATCCACACAATAGGTGTTCGCCAGTCATCAATTGTTGGACCAGGAAACGACCAGCTGTGGAGATAACGGATAAACGCCCGATCAGTGACGAAACTTGCAAGCAGGGCAGAGGCGCCAATCGTAGCGCCGCCAGTGGCGAGATACAGCCATCGGGGAATGGCAAGTGTATCCCGTGGCTGCTTCGAGAGCGTCATTCCGTTCCCGGCAGCGACTGTTTCGGTAAACAGCGTCAATACCGAGACCCAGGTTACAAACTGAACCAGGAGTCTGAGCTTTGTGTTCGATACGACCCAATTATGGAGCCTCGACTCTGGCCCTGACTCTGTGTGCCCCTCTCTGCGTGCTCCAGAGTTCGTGTCTGAGTCAGGCGACGATGGCATATAGCATTAAGAAACCGAAGTACAGGAGCACAAGGGCTCCAAGTGCTTTCAGACGCAGCGTGCGTAACTCGTCTTCTTCGTCCGCTCTGGCAGAGATGAATGCGTCTTCCTCGTCGGCATCCAACTCTTGGGGATGTTCTAAGCCTTTGTGGAGGACGAGGCGGTCGGTCGTTGGGAACGGATGCCCACAGTAATCACACTCCCCTGCAGGTGAGTCACGCCGTGGAACCGTAGTGCCTTCGTATGACATACTCTCGAAAGCTGTTAATCGGCCGTAGGCCAGTCAGCGTTGAAACCGTTCTGGTTCGACGTTCGAACTTCTCCGCTCGTATATCGACTTACGTGGCGACATCAAGGGCGTATGGTCGGTTACAACAGATCGGCTAACGAAGAACGAAGTTGTACAAACATTTCCTTTGACGGCGTGGAAGTAGCTTTTTGTTCAGAGTGGTTGTCCTCGACCGGGGACTGACTCTCCGCTTCTCGCTCTTCTTCGTAGGCGTCGCAGTAGATGCACATAGAAAAGAGTAGTCAGAGCGCCTCTATAAAACCATTTGACCGAAGATGGGCTATCGCGGAGAATCGGGACTATGGAGCACTACCTGGTTAAGAGTGAGACGTTATACTGCACGAATATTAACTAACGGCTGAATCACTGCCATATTCTATTAACGATGAGGGGATCAATAACAGACGATTTATTATATCGTGAAGCTCAATTCGAGATAATGAGCGATCCATCTGACTCGGACGCAACCTTCACCGGATCGAGTCCATGGCCACTCTTCGTCGCGATTGGATTTGCTCTCTCGGAGGTCGGTGTCGTCCTCGGGCTTCGGCCTGTCTCTGTTGCGGGACTGTTGTTGTTCGTCGGATCTGTCGCTGGCATTCTCACAGAGGCGGAGTATATCGCTGAGCCAGCGAAAGCAGCAGGTGTTCAAGGACTCATCCTTGTCGGTCTCGGTGTCTTGTTGATCACACAGAACCAGACCGGGACGACAATCCGCGGTCAATCGATTGCGATCGCTGGAATCCTGTGTCTCGTTGGTGCACTTGTCTGGGTAGGCTTCGTTCGGAGGGAAACCCGCGCCACGGTAGCGACAGCGGAGACATCGGAAACAACATCTGATTGAGGGACCGTACTACAGTAGAATTCGCTACAACAAGAGAGAGATCACGTTCGTGGTTCTACTTGCCATCAGAATCGGTAGGGGGCGATAATGAGTCCGATGAGTACCAATGGTGATGTGGTCAGCGCCGGTCTCATCGTGTGTGGAGTCCGTACGCTTCTCCTCGAGATCAAACACGGCGAGTATCGACCAATCCGGACTTAGGTCCGGGGAATGGGACGGATTATCGGCCGATTTAATAACTCGTCCCGAATACTTTATTAGATACTACCATAATAAGGGGTTTTAGTAGCAGCCGATTTAATAAGTCTGTAGTAGCTAGCAGGACGTAATGACCTCACCTGACGAGGAATCCCACGACGGGAGTGGTGAACCACCGGATCACACCCACGACCACGGAGCGGATTCTCACGAGCAGGGTCATACACATGACCACGATCACAAGGATCACGAGCACGACAATCACACTGGACAAGATGGTGATGACGTTGCCCCATCGATAGACCAGGGAGACGTTGCACAGTTCTCCGTCCCGGAGATGGACTGCCCATCCTGTGCAGGAAAGGTCGAAAACAGCGTCGGAAAGCTAAACGGAATCCGGAGCGTCGACCCGCAAGTGACGACAGGGACGTTGACCGTCTCGTACGACGGCGAGCAAACGAGTGCCACCGCGATTGCTAATCGGGTTGAAAAGGCCGGGTACACGGTGGAGGACACTGGCGAGGTCACCTCGAAATTCACGGTTCCGGAGATGGATTGTCCGTCGTGTGCGGGCAAAATCGAAAACGCCCTTGACCGGGTTGGTGGAGTGACAACATACGAGACGCAGCCGACGACCGGAACCGTCGTCGTCACGTACGATTCGTCGCGGGCTGGGGAAGCTGACGTCATCGACGCGATCGAAAGCGCTGGGTACGAGGTCACGGATACGACAGGCGACGAATCGGGGCGTCAGGAAGCGAGCGGAGAGCGCGAGAGCATCTGGACAAGTTCGCGCGCACTCAAGACGTGGGTGAGCGGTGGATTCGTCGCCTTCGGCTTACTCTTCGAGTTCTTCCTGACCGGCCAGAATATACAGATCGCAGGTCTTCTCGGGACGGATCTACTGGTCGCTGACGTCCTGTTTCTGATTGCAGTGGCCACCGGCGGCCAGGAGATCCTTCGCAACGGCTACTACTCGGCGCGGAATCTGAACCTCGATATCGACTTCCTGATGTCGGTGGCTATCCTCGGCGCACTCGTTGCGAGTCTTGTCTTCGGTGAGGCACTCTACTTCGAGGCCGCCACCCTCGCGTTCCTGTTCAGCATCGCGGAACTGCTGGAGCGCTACTCGATGGACCGTGCCCGAAACTCCCTCCGCGAACTAATGGATCTCTCACCGGATGAAGCAACCGTCAAGCGGAACGGGAGCACGGAGACGATTCCCGTCGACGAGGTCGCCGTGGGAGACATCGTCGTCGTCAAGCCAGGGGAGAAAATCCCGATGGACGGAAGCGTCATCGACGGTGAGAGCGCCGTCAACCAGGCACCGATCACGGGTGAAAGCGTCCCTGTCGACAAGACGACGGGCGACGAGGTGTACGCCGGCACTATCAACGAGGAGGGGTATCTCGAGGTCGAGGTCACCTCCGAGGCCGGCGACAACACGCTCTCCCGCATCGTGGAGATGGTTGAGGACGCCCAGTCGAACAAGACCGAACGCGAACAGTTCGTTGAGCGCTTCTCGACGTACTACACGCCAGTCGTCGTCGGCTTCGCCATCCTGACGACGGTAGCAAGCCCGTACATCTTCGGCACGACCTGGTCCACGGCCGTCGTCTACGGACTGACGCTGTTGGTGTTGGCCTGTCCATGTGCGTTTGTCATCTCGACGCCTGTCTCGGTGGTGTCGGGAATTACGAGCGCCGCGAAGAACGGCGTCCTGATCAAGGGCGGGAATCACCTCGAAGCGATGGGTGCGGTCGATGTCGTCGCGTTCGACAAGACGGGAACACTGACGAAGGGTGAGCTCACCGTCACCGACGTCGTTCCCCTAAACGGGAACTCGGAGGAGGACGTGCTCCGGTGTGCACGGGGACTCGAACAACGGAGTGAACACCCCATCGGCGAGGCAATCGTCGCCGAAGCCGGCAGCGCAGGGGTCACCGAGCGCGAGGTCGATGACTTCGAGAGCATCACCGGAAAGGGTGTTCGTGCCGATATCGACGGTACTCCGCACTTCGCAGGCAAACCGGGTCTGTTTGAGGAGTTAGATTTCGATCTTTCGCACGTACACGCGACGACCGACGGTGGCGTCGTGACACAGACAGCCCGGCAGATGTGTGACCGGAACAACTGTCTCGATCTCCTCGAGGAGACCGTTCCCGAACTCCAGGCTGAAGGCAAGACCGTCGTCCTCGTTGGGACCGAAGACGAACTCGAGGGCGTCATCGCGGTCGCCGACGAGATTCGGCCGGAAGCGAAGCGAACGGTGACGCGACTGAAGCAACTCGGTGTCTCCCGAACCGTGATGCTGACGGGGGACAACGAACGGACTGCCCGCGCGATCGCCGACCAGG is a window from the Halobaculum magnesiiphilum genome containing:
- a CDS encoding iron transporter; its protein translation is MNRRDVLRVAGSGSLVGLAGCAGLFETQSAQAPPLPENRPDAVYYPTHYEGMKMPGMKEQGGYRCALTYSYAHRFWLMKPNGITKVEIQSEDSIHLMPVVWETHTGIIPPDINPQLTITQSGDSIDQFAPWPMLSQPMGFHFGDNAQLKGDGTYTVEVSIGGPSTRRTGSLAENQGNASFTFEFEFSESTLNEISYTDIPDDREGTKGAVDLMDMEMLPSSQVPTPDALPGDVRGSGTSGDAKFVVTILEDASRFGGDENQRYLAVSPRTPYNRTMLPMMSLSGTLHRDGTSVFDGILQATIDPELRYHYGATVADVRTGDELTITVDSPPQTARHEGYETAFVDMPDVQVTL
- a CDS encoding DUF7405 family protein; translation: MSDERGIPRREFLKSAIAIGGAAAFSACLGREEVDVPTGPDDLSSYPQRQHAWNEVLPRDDHGNVIAPSHRVLLYLNYRRDGQPNEDDRDQVETALRGIEHAYERSGDGLLLTVSYSPAYFDRFDDSLPDDVDLPDPEALAPFEEPEFDTPDAVVHLASNTAQVVLGAEEALKGNKSTLNGVDQPDAALTDVFSLADRRTGFIGDGLPAENADDAEGVPADKVPEDAPLFMGFKSGFKKNQASEERVTIQSGPFAGGTTQHISKLRLNLNQWYNQDDRWQREAKMFCPYHAENDVVEGTGDNLGTSSKIDDCQPTDETAREMGVIGHSQKSARARDDDDSPLILRRDFDSTDDGAASLHFLALQRRITDFVDTREAMNGTDVTEQSAVGQRNNNGILQYIRTERRGNFLVPSRSLRALPPAQPTGDAQEVTHESS
- a CDS encoding methyltransferase family protein — translated: MSASSDRALLTTVVADVTLILGYAISAVHPDRRVWPIGDSSWRWWFNWSALSVVFAGFPVLVALDRDSFIFTKRWSKLAGSGIAALGMGFALSALFELGWMESSGREGELRTDGIYQYTRNPQSVGFITFIVGAIIAVNSRKLAVHGVLTILVYALFPFAEEPWLREQYGQEYDEYRKRTPRFIGWNLVKKLFTR
- a CDS encoding DUF7541 family protein; protein product: MSDPSDSDATFTGSSPWPLFVAIGFALSEVGVVLGLRPVSVAGLLLFVGSVAGILTEAEYIAEPAKAAGVQGLILVGLGVLLITQNQTGTTIRGQSIAIAGILCLVGALVWVGFVRRETRATVATAETSETTSD
- a CDS encoding ZIP family metal transporter yields the protein MADKTRDTTTDGGVPAENEITQPLGLPKWVSALLPIVLLVLVLGVFAFTSPLAGVQSGEPLPDVTVTHTTLPSDETVVLHVTNNGPESVTISQVLVDEAYWDFRVEGAGGDQTLAPMESAEIVIPYHWNPGWDLEVALVLSDGATFHNTIVAPSQSPGFSLSLLGTLAVIGLFVGVIPVALGMLWFPYIKTMSDRWLHAVLLFAAGVLGFLAFDAGFEAFELAERVPGAYEGNLLVVFGIFGALLLVQAISAWREGRVAAGDSRASSGLWIAYLVAIGIGLHNLAEGLAIGSSFALGRVSLGAFLVIGFMLHNVTEGPAVVAPVARGERPSLKHFAALGVIAGAPVILGGWIGSLAYSPTIGAFFLAIGVGAILQVDWEIARMVRDAGGRVASATNLLAFLLGLGVMYVTDLFVVL
- a CDS encoding iron transporter; translated protein: MNRRTFLKQGTALSGGLVLSGCLGRLGFETQSAWRDPPLVEDRPDAVYYPAIIEGMGMYGTTTAGDLGFALMHSFPHRFWNLTGSRKTKVVVQSDDSVHLMASVWDTETETILPVDVSVEISNSDGRVSSTNLWPMISPNMGFHYGDNIALPGEGQYDVTLQVGPLQTARTNPFHGRFTEGQSATMQFTFDTDETYNLEIRRLGDKAGTRGTVDLMDMEMVPEPVVPTKSDLPGRLLHEGQSGDATIVVALVDGDHRFSDSDGPFLIVSPRTPYNRVMLPRMALSATLNRGGDTITQGTLQASLDPDLGSFYGMGLDELKTGDTVRITVETPPQLARHDGYETAFLDMEPIEFTVE
- a CDS encoding DUF7471 family protein; the protein is MITIAAAGTAVLLGLAIGAFVQRQSRPYLLVVAALAALFGRSAIAGITIVGLFSQAEHHLLEHGLDVILVALVIAAVYHSRTISNETNLDT
- a CDS encoding DNA-binding protein translates to MSYEGTTVPRRDSPAGECDYCGHPFPTTDRLVLHKGLEHPQELDADEEDAFISARADEEDELRTLRLKALGALVLLYFGFLMLYAIVA
- a CDS encoding cupredoxin domain-containing protein; translation: MVSKFYNRRSILRLSTATLATLSTAGCLGGQSSSAQTVTMPGDLKFEPKTATIEPGETVTWTNESDIDHTVTAYEDEIPDDAAYFASGGFESERVARNRVTEGLIAPGENYEHTFDQPGTYGYFCIPHESSGMVGTVRVK
- a CDS encoding winged helix-turn-helix transcriptional regulator; translated protein: MTHQRDRIHECIATHPGEHFNALTRRLDLAPGQVQYHLRELQNQERVIELPLYGRTHYYTPEYDAWERGAIAVIRRETARDILFCVLEQGPSRPDAVTESLGIARGTLEWHLNHLTEQNLIEKHRDANNHVTLVAAEPTETARLLEEITPSLPDRMIDRFTRLVDNLLAEGS